The genomic DNA GCGCATCCCGGCGAGCGCGGACCTGGCCCCGCGGCGCCCGTCGGCGACGGCCTGCTCCACCCGGTGCCGCTTGGCGGCCACGAGCGCGAACTCCGCGGCGACGAAGAACCCGCTGCCGATCAGCAGCAGTACGGTCACGAGGAGGGCGACGGGCAGGCTCATGCGTCCGCCCCCTTCTCTTCACCGGCGGCGGGTGCCGCAGGACGGCTTTCCAGTCGTACGCGCTCGGGCACGTGCCGTTCCAGCGCCAGCACCTCCAACTCGGCCCGGCCGCCGTCCGGCAGCTCCACGGTGACGCGCTCGCCGACGTCGGGGAAGCGCCCGAGGCGGTCGACGATCAGCCCGGCGGCCGTGTCGTAGTCCGCCTCCTCGGGCAGGGCGACACCGGTCGCCTGCTCGATCTCGTCCAGCCGGCGGCCCGCCTCGACCAGCCAGCCGGTGCCGTCCGCGACGGCGACGGGGGTGCGGTCGTCGGATTCGTCCACGATCTCCCCCACGAGTTCCTCGGCGATGTCCTCGAAGGTGGCGATCCCGGCCAGACCGCCGTGCTCGTCCAGCACCACGGCGAACTCCTCGCGCCGCTCCTGCATACGGGCCACCGCGTCCGGCAGCGGCAGGGTCTCCGGCAGCAGCAGCGGGCGGCGGGCGGCCTCCCCGGCCGTCGTACGGTCCAGGCGGTCGGCCGGCAGCGCCATCAGCTCCTCGACGCCGAGGACGCCGACGACGTCGTCGCGGTGGTCCCCGATGACGGGGTACGCGGAGTGCCCGCGGCCGGCGATCAGCCGGACCGCCTCGCGTGCCGGGTCGCGGGCCGCCACGTACGCCACGTCGGCCGCCGGCACCATCGCCTCGGCCAGCGTGCGCTCGGAGA from Streptomyces sp. CMB-StM0423 includes the following:
- a CDS encoding hemolysin family protein — protein: MSAWFALAAVVVLTLGTGYFVAQEFAYVAADRLALAREAEAGDRRAVRAVEVLGRLSFMLSGAQLGITVTGLVVGFLAEPAMSELLEPVLNGIGVPDGAVSGISVALAFVLATVLQMVIGELAPKNLALAVPNRLAKALGASTLAYLKVAQPVVRIFDGAANRLLRRVGIEPVEELHHGASLEELSHLIGESHEYGHLPREHAELLDHALGFSERTLAEAMVPAADVAYVAARDPAREAVRLIAGRGHSAYPVIGDHRDDVVGVLGVEELMALPADRLDRTTAGEAARRPLLLPETLPLPDAVARMQERREEFAVVLDEHGGLAGIATFEDIAEELVGEIVDESDDRTPVAVADGTGWLVEAGRRLDEIEQATGVALPEEADYDTAAGLIVDRLGRFPDVGERVTVELPDGGRAELEVLALERHVPERVRLESRPAAPAAGEEKGADA